From Trichoderma atroviride chromosome 1, complete sequence, one genomic window encodes:
- a CDS encoding uncharacterized protein (TransMembrane:1 (o16-35i)) produces the protein MDGEGSTFGHAGFKPFYLSESYILVVLVFAFFSPIPSFKKGGVNGMPCPFSLVTVSGTATPGKFLVVLSPLPALSAVKTLSRVRMYVYVRIVDNGQ, from the exons atggatggagaaggctcCACGTTCGGCCACGCCGGCTTCAAGCCCTTTTACCTGTCCGAGTCCTACATACTAGTGGTCTTagtttttgcttttttctccccaATTCCCTCGTTCAAAAAAGGAGGCGTGAACGGCATG CCTTGCCCCTTTAGCCTCGTCACAGTGTCAGGCACTGCGACTCCCGGCAAGTTCCTTGTTGTCCTATCACCACTCCCTGCGCTCAGCGCGGTGAAGACTCTCTCGAGA GTAAGAATGTATGTATATGTTCGGATCGTCGACAACGGGCAATGA
- a CDS encoding uncharacterized protein (EggNog:ENOG41~SECRETED:SignalP(1-19)), with translation MRLRMQSMAILHLLGASSRAPDTSPLYSRRQIRDQYILRPNREAHTTMTADLPPPPGYHEQYSEYYYRGHHNGYPHDYPRPPPGYGQEYGQPGMERPREAPRQRTSIACRYCRKRKIRCSGHQNAPGGKCQNCARMNQECIFQPVSSSSSTAFIPVSAVPGGVPPGTQLFGAYGQPLAPSTVPHPHHPPHPPHPYGPASGPPPPPPASYYHMQAHSPTDSYSSYGDLRGDDRTTGRRRRRTPEDQDEGYRLPPPRAGVAEDDHRRRSPAELSNNSSPGSLSYSHYPGPARHSPRNPARPPPSAATNTGGRSPVTQQNGSSGSSTPARSGASAGQSQQSTSVMSLSNLVEKNDIDKTMIDRLNRSRDASGSQ, from the exons ATGCGTCTCCGAATGCAGTCAATGGCTATCCTCCACCTCCTGGGAGCCAGCAGCCGGGCCCCGGATACCTCCCCCCTCTACAGCCGCAGGCAGATCCGCGATCAGTATATCCTCCGCCCGAACCGCGAGGCCCATACTACGATGACCGCCGACCTCCCCCCGCCTCCGGGCTACCACGAACAGTACTCAGAATACTACTACCGCGGTCACCACAACGGCTATCCCCACGACTACCCTCGGCCCCCTCCAGGCTATGGACAGGAATATGGCCAACCCGGCATGGAACGTCCGAGAGAGGCTCCTAGACAGCGGACGTCGATTGCCTGCAGATACTGCCGAAAGCGAAAG ATTCGCTGCAGTGGTCATCAAAACGCTCCTGGCGGAAAATGCCAAAACTGCGCTCGCATGAACCAAGAATGCATTTTCCAGCCAGTCTCATCCTCGAGTTCAACAGCCTTCATTCCCGTCTCGGCCGTTCCGGGAGGCGTACCGCCTGGGACACAGTTGTTTGGTGCATACGGCCAACCCCTGGCTCCAAGCACCGTCCCTCACCCGCATCATCCTCCCCACCCGCCGCACCCTTATGGCCCGGCATCAGgcccgccgcctccgccaccTGCCAGCTACTATCACATGCAGGCACACTCTCCCACAGATTCATATTCATCTTATGGAGATCTCCGGGGCGATGACCGTACAACAGGGCGAAGACGCCGGAGGACGCCagaagaccaagatgaaggatACAGGCTACCCCCTCCCCGAGCGGGCGTGGCAGAAGACGACCACCGACGAAGATCGCCCGCCGAACTCTCCAACAATAGCAGCCCTGGAAGTTTGAGCTACTCGCATTATCCGGGCCCGGCGAGGCACAGCCCCCGTAACCCAGCAAGACCCCCTCCCAGCGCTGCGACCAACACTGGTGGGCGTTCTCCTGTTACCCAGCAAAATGGTTCTAGCGGCTCTTCGACGCCCGCACGTTCAGGGGCCTCAGCCGGCCAATCGCAACAATCGACCTCCGTCATGAGCCTTAGCAACCTCGTGGAGAAGAACGACATAGACAAGACAATGATTGATCGTCTTAACCGATCTCGAGATGCTAGCGGCAGTCAGTGA
- a CDS encoding uncharacterized protein (TransMembrane:3 (o30-50i57-82o88-105i)) codes for MPESCQLVQSTKYINHLCWQLASINLDAPAHLIFSCTFSLTCTLFFFFPFSSFNLSLFFFFSFSFTVSLSIDSFSCIASIVASSTPPSIHLASHIWALHLVGLEIKEEGKKSYVSYQLDRGSSGS; via the exons ATGCCCGAGAGCTGCCAGTTGGTACAGAGTACAAAGTACATAAACCACCTGTGCTGGCAACTGGCCTCGATAAACCTGGACGCGCCTGCCCATTTGATTTTTTCTTGCACCTTCTCATTGACGTGcacactcttttttttctttcctttttcttcatttaacctctccctcttctttttcttttctttttctttcactGTTTCTCTTTCCATTGATTCTTTCTCGtgcatcgccagcatcgtCGCCTCGTCTACTCCACCGTCGATACACCTCGCCTCTCACATCTGGGCCTTGCACCTCGTTGGCCTCgagataaaagaagaagggaaaaaaagctacGTTTCCTACCAATTGGACCGTGGTTCAAGTG GTAGTTGA